A stretch of the Streptomyces sp. NBC_01428 genome encodes the following:
- a CDS encoding helix-turn-helix domain-containing protein translates to MTQGSATPLPAPKERRRLREARALTQAELASRLGVSRSTVRSWETGRTTPRGRKLEAYVRLLGVGTTLSDDAVSGRQEGSVPALVGAGAPPPSRENRASENRRASEDRTADGAEPAEHADRGAVDRDRDRDRPGGEGEWGDADQDSAVREPSLTPAQAFDALYAFAAPALVRQTYLLTGRRELARESVERAFQLAWYRWPEVAVDRDPAGWVRATAYEYALSPWHRLRPRYRHPEAPPAGGSERALLDVLLTLPPVYRRTLLLYDGVGLGLPETAAETEASTPAAANRVLHAREAVAARLPELTLPEDLHRRLTELGSAERLRAAKPRTVRHHGEHRARQWTRAAIAFTVLLIGVTALTLRTAPDHYEAPLSPPETIHGLPPRSAPGPLSAEELVLRAKLRSQTSSGPERMVPDIR, encoded by the coding sequence ATGACACAGGGCTCCGCCACTCCGCTGCCCGCGCCGAAGGAGCGCCGCCGTCTGCGGGAGGCCCGGGCGCTGACGCAGGCGGAACTGGCGTCCCGGCTCGGAGTCAGCCGGTCGACGGTGCGCTCGTGGGAGACCGGCCGCACGACACCGCGCGGCCGCAAGCTGGAGGCGTACGTGAGGCTGCTGGGCGTAGGGACGACCCTTTCGGACGACGCGGTGAGTGGCCGTCAGGAAGGCTCCGTACCCGCCCTGGTGGGAGCGGGAGCACCACCGCCCTCCCGGGAGAACCGCGCCTCCGAGAACCGCCGCGCCTCCGAGGACCGGACGGCCGACGGCGCGGAGCCCGCCGAGCACGCGGACCGCGGCGCCGTGGACAGGGACAGGGACAGGGACCGGCCCGGCGGGGAGGGTGAGTGGGGTGACGCGGACCAGGACTCCGCCGTACGCGAACCGTCACTGACACCCGCTCAGGCCTTCGACGCCCTCTACGCGTTCGCCGCCCCCGCCCTCGTACGGCAGACCTATCTGCTGACCGGGCGGCGCGAGCTGGCCCGCGAGTCCGTGGAGCGGGCCTTCCAACTCGCCTGGTACCGCTGGCCCGAGGTGGCCGTGGACCGGGACCCGGCCGGCTGGGTGCGGGCGACGGCGTACGAGTACGCGCTCTCCCCCTGGCACCGGCTGCGCCCCCGCTACCGGCACCCGGAGGCACCACCCGCCGGCGGCTCCGAACGGGCCCTCCTCGACGTCCTGCTCACCCTGCCGCCGGTCTACCGGCGCACGCTGCTCCTGTACGACGGGGTCGGGCTCGGGCTTCCGGAGACCGCGGCCGAGACGGAGGCGAGCACGCCCGCGGCCGCCAACCGGGTGCTCCACGCGCGCGAGGCCGTCGCGGCCCGGCTGCCCGAGCTGACGCTCCCCGAGGACCTGCACCGGCGGCTCACCGAACTCGGGAGCGCGGAGCGGCTGCGCGCGGCGAAGCCCCGTACCGTCCGCCATCACGGCGAGCACCGCGCCCGGCAGTGGACGCGCGCGGCCATCGCCTTCACGGTCCTGCTCATCGGCGTGACGGCGCTGACGCTGCGCACCGCGCCGGACCACTACGAGGCGCCGCTGTCCCCGCCGGAGACCATCCACGGTCTGCCGCCCCGCTCCGCGCCCGGCCCCCTGTCCGCCGAGGAACTGGTCCTGCGCGCCAAGCTGAGGTCCCAGACGTCGAGCGGTCCCGAGCGCATGGTCCCCGACATCCGCTGA
- the sucD gene encoding succinate--CoA ligase subunit alpha: protein MAIFLNKDSKVIVQGMTGATGMKHTKLMLADGTNIVGGVNPRKAGTSVDIDGTEIPVFGTVAEAIEKTGANVSVLFVPPAFAKAAVVEAIDAEIPLAVVITEGIAVHDSAAFWAYAKAKGNKTRIIGPNCPGLITPGQSNAGIIPGDITKPGRIGLVSKSGTLTYQMMYELRDIGFSSAVGIGGDPVIGTTHIDALAAFEADPDTDLIVMIGEIGGDAEERAADFIAKNVTKPVVGYVAGFTAPEGKTMGHAGAIVSGSSGTAAAKKEALEAAGVKVGKTPTETAKLAREILAG from the coding sequence ATGGCTATCTTCCTCAACAAGGACAGCAAGGTCATCGTCCAGGGCATGACCGGTGCCACGGGTATGAAGCACACCAAGCTCATGCTCGCGGACGGGACGAACATCGTCGGCGGCGTGAACCCGCGCAAGGCGGGCACCTCCGTCGACATCGACGGCACCGAGATCCCCGTCTTCGGCACGGTCGCCGAGGCCATCGAGAAGACCGGCGCCAACGTGTCCGTCCTCTTCGTGCCGCCGGCCTTCGCCAAGGCCGCCGTGGTCGAGGCGATCGACGCTGAGATCCCCCTCGCGGTCGTCATCACCGAGGGCATCGCGGTCCACGACTCCGCCGCCTTCTGGGCGTACGCGAAGGCGAAGGGCAACAAGACCCGCATCATCGGCCCGAACTGCCCCGGTCTCATCACCCCGGGTCAGTCCAACGCCGGCATCATCCCGGGCGACATCACGAAGCCGGGCCGCATCGGTCTGGTCTCGAAGTCCGGCACGCTGACGTACCAGATGATGTACGAGCTCCGTGACATCGGCTTCTCGTCCGCCGTCGGCATCGGTGGCGACCCGGTCATCGGTACGACGCACATCGACGCGCTCGCCGCGTTCGAGGCCGACCCCGACACCGACCTGATCGTCATGATCGGCGAGATCGGTGGCGACGCCGAGGAGCGGGCCGCGGACTTCATCGCGAAGAACGTGACCAAGCCGGTCGTCGGTTACGTCGCGGGCTTCACCGCGCCCGAGGGCAAGACCATGGGCCACGCCGGCGCCATCGTCTCCGGTTCCTCCGGCACGGCCGCCGCCAAGAAGGAGGCCCTCGAGGCCGCCGGTGTCAAGGTCGGCAAGACGCCGACCGAGACGGCCAAGCTCGCGCGCGAGATCCTCGCCGGCTGA
- the sucC gene encoding ADP-forming succinate--CoA ligase subunit beta: MDLFEYQARDLFAKHGVPVLAGEVIDTPEAAREATERLGGKSVVKAQVKVGGRGKAGGVKLAATPDEAVARATDILGMDIKGHTVNKVMIAETAPEIVEEYYVSYLLDRTNRTFLAMASVQGGVEIEVVAEENPEALAKVPVDANEGVSIEKAREIVAQAKFPAEVAEQVAEILVTLWDTFIKEDALLVEVNPLAKVASGKVIALDGKVSLDENAEFRQPDHEALVDHAAANPLEAAAKAKNLNYVKLDGEVGIIGNGAGLVMSTLDVVAYAGENHGGVKPANFLDIGGGASAAVMANGLEIILGDPDVKSVFVNVFGGITACDEVANGIVQALQLLADKGEAVTKPLVVRLDGNNAELGRKILSDANHPLVQRVDTMDGAADKAAELAAAK, translated from the coding sequence GTGGACCTGTTCGAGTACCAGGCGAGGGACCTCTTCGCCAAGCACGGTGTACCGGTGCTGGCCGGTGAAGTCATTGACACGCCTGAGGCAGCCCGCGAGGCGACCGAGCGTCTTGGCGGCAAGTCCGTCGTCAAGGCCCAGGTGAAGGTCGGTGGCCGTGGAAAGGCCGGTGGCGTCAAGCTCGCCGCCACCCCGGACGAGGCCGTCGCCCGCGCGACGGACATCCTCGGCATGGACATCAAGGGCCACACGGTCAACAAGGTGATGATCGCCGAGACCGCGCCCGAGATCGTCGAGGAGTACTACGTCTCGTACCTCCTCGACCGCACGAACCGCACCTTCCTCGCCATGGCGTCCGTTCAGGGCGGCGTGGAGATCGAGGTCGTCGCGGAGGAGAACCCCGAGGCCCTGGCCAAGGTGCCGGTCGACGCCAACGAGGGCGTCTCGATCGAGAAGGCCCGCGAGATCGTCGCCCAGGCGAAGTTCCCGGCCGAGGTCGCGGAGCAGGTCGCCGAGATCCTGGTGACGCTGTGGGACACCTTCATCAAGGAGGACGCCCTCCTTGTCGAGGTGAACCCGCTCGCCAAGGTCGCCTCCGGCAAGGTCATCGCCCTCGACGGCAAGGTGTCCCTCGACGAGAACGCCGAGTTCCGCCAGCCCGACCACGAGGCGCTCGTCGACCACGCGGCGGCCAACCCGCTCGAGGCCGCCGCCAAGGCCAAGAACCTCAACTACGTCAAGCTCGACGGTGAGGTCGGCATCATCGGCAACGGCGCGGGTCTCGTCATGAGCACCCTCGACGTCGTCGCCTACGCCGGCGAGAACCACGGTGGGGTCAAGCCCGCCAACTTCCTCGACATCGGCGGTGGCGCCTCCGCCGCCGTCATGGCGAACGGCCTGGAGATCATCCTCGGCGACCCGGACGTCAAGTCCGTCTTCGTCAACGTCTTCGGTGGCATCACCGCCTGTGACGAGGTCGCCAACGGCATCGTCCAGGCGCTGCAGCTGCTCGCCGACAAGGGCGAGGCAGTCACCAAGCCGCTGGTCGTGCGTCTCGACGGCAACAACGCCGAGCTGGGTCGCAAGATCCTGTCGGACGCCAACCACCCGCTGGTCCAGCGCGTGGACACCATGGACGGCGCGGCCGACAAGGCCGCCGAGCTCGCGGCTGCGAAGTAA
- a CDS encoding vWA domain-containing protein, translating to MTESVLSAGDERLRRWRLVLGGDEADGTGCVLSGNDAAMDGALGALYGKRGKGQSGKDRSAGLGASAPSVARWLGDIRTYFPSSVVQVMQRDAIDRLGLSALLLEPEMLEAVEADVHLVGTLLSLNKAMPETTKETARAVVRKVVEDLEKRLATRTRATLTGALDRSARISRPRHHDIDWNRTIAANLKHYLPEYRTIVPERLIGYGRASQSVKKEVILCIDQSGSMAASVVYASVFGAVLASMRSIATRLVVFDTAVVDLTDQLDDPVDVLFGTQLGGGTDINRALAYCQSQITRPADTVVVLISDLYEGGIRNEMLKRVAAMKASGVQFVTLLALSDEGAPAYDREHAAALAVLDAPAFACTPDLFPEVMAAAIEKRPLPIPDVR from the coding sequence ATGACCGAGTCCGTGCTGAGCGCCGGGGACGAGCGGCTGCGCCGATGGCGGCTCGTGCTCGGTGGCGACGAGGCCGACGGCACGGGATGCGTGCTCTCCGGGAACGACGCCGCGATGGACGGAGCGCTCGGCGCGCTGTACGGGAAAAGGGGCAAAGGGCAGTCGGGGAAGGACCGTTCGGCGGGGCTCGGGGCGTCGGCGCCCTCGGTCGCGCGCTGGCTCGGCGACATCCGCACCTACTTCCCGTCCTCCGTCGTCCAGGTGATGCAGCGGGACGCCATCGACCGGCTCGGGCTCTCCGCCCTCCTCCTGGAGCCCGAGATGCTGGAGGCGGTGGAGGCCGACGTGCACCTCGTGGGCACGCTCCTCTCACTGAACAAGGCGATGCCGGAGACGACCAAGGAGACCGCGCGGGCCGTCGTGCGCAAGGTCGTCGAGGACCTGGAGAAGCGGCTCGCGACCCGTACGCGGGCGACCCTGACCGGTGCCCTCGACCGCAGCGCCCGTATCAGCAGGCCCCGCCACCACGACATCGACTGGAACCGCACGATCGCGGCGAACCTCAAGCACTACCTGCCCGAGTACCGCACGATCGTGCCCGAGCGGCTGATCGGATACGGGCGGGCCTCCCAGTCGGTGAAGAAGGAGGTCATCCTCTGCATCGACCAGTCGGGATCGATGGCGGCGTCCGTCGTGTACGCCTCCGTGTTCGGCGCGGTCCTCGCCTCGATGCGGTCCATCGCCACCCGGCTCGTCGTCTTCGACACGGCGGTCGTCGACCTCACCGACCAGCTCGACGACCCGGTCGACGTCCTCTTCGGCACCCAGCTCGGCGGCGGCACCGACATCAACAGGGCGCTCGCGTACTGCCAGTCGCAGATCACCCGGCCCGCCGACACCGTCGTCGTCCTGATCAGCGACCTCTACGAGGGGGGCATTCGCAACGAGATGCTGAAGCGGGTCGCGGCGATGAAGGCGTCCGGGGTGCAGTTCGTGACGCTGCTCGCACTGTCCGACGAGGGCGCGCCCGCGTACGACAGGGAGCACGCCGCCGCTCTCGCGGTGCTCGACGCGCCGGCGTTCGCCTGCACGCCCGACCTGTTTCCCGAGGTCATGGCGGCGGCGATCGAGAAGCGGCCGCTTCCGATACCGGACGTGCGATGA
- a CDS encoding DUF5682 family protein produces the protein MSEVPDDALTGPRSPVAVRGAGPLLLGVRHHGPGSARAVRAALEAAAPRVVLIEGPPEADPLVHLAADEDMRPPVALLAHVVDEPGQSAFWPLAEFSPEWVAIRWALDHGVPARFIDLPAAHTLAWGKADADRAGERPGGTPPAVPDGPVEADAAPPGDPGPRTPADTARPDGTDGPAGADGSTDRAAPDGVGPRDPSSGAGGSDDPEETAGPGEGVAEAVRIDPLAVLAETAGYDDPERWWEDVVEHRAATAGDPFAPFGVLEEAMTALREAYGVGGHDRDLVREAYMRLQIRSAQREFGDDVAVVCGAWHVPALRQKATVGADRALLKGLPKVKADLTWVPWTHRRLSRASGYGAGIDSPGWYGHLFGASDRPIARWMTKVARLLRDEDRSVSSAHVIEAVRLAETLAAMRGRPLPGLTETTDAVRAVMCEGSDVPLALVRDRLVVGDVLGEVPESAPAVPLQRDLARSQRSLRLKPEALEREVELDLRKETDAGRSRLLHRLRLLGIGWGEPTTSRGSTGTFRETWRLRWEPELSVRVAEAGVWGTTVLAAATAKAEADAVGAPSLADVTALAERCLLAELPHALPVVMQVLADRAALDADVGHLAQALPALVRSLRYGDVRGTDTHALTDVAAGLAERVFVGLPPACAALDGDAAAEMRRHVDAVHGAVALLGETTGDAAPADGARGGIRGRWHSVLRTLAVRDTVPGVIRGRSVRLLLDEGELAQEEAARLMGLVLSPGTEPADAATWIEGFVGGGSGGGMLLVHDERLLGLVDSWLTGVPADAFTDVLPLLRRTFSAYESGVRRTLGELVRRGPGARTNTAAAGSGIPGFAPDLDTDRADAVLPVLSLLLGLVAPGGADGTDSPGAGAGSGGRPDRARHDNDLVRVTP, from the coding sequence ATGAGCGAAGTGCCGGACGACGCGCTGACCGGGCCGCGGTCCCCGGTGGCCGTCCGGGGTGCGGGGCCGCTGCTGCTCGGCGTGCGCCATCACGGGCCGGGGTCGGCGCGGGCCGTGCGGGCCGCGCTGGAGGCCGCCGCCCCGCGGGTCGTGCTGATCGAGGGACCCCCGGAGGCGGATCCCCTGGTGCACCTGGCCGCCGACGAGGACATGCGGCCCCCGGTCGCCCTTCTCGCCCATGTCGTCGACGAGCCGGGGCAGTCGGCCTTCTGGCCGCTGGCCGAGTTCTCACCGGAGTGGGTGGCGATCCGCTGGGCCCTGGACCACGGAGTGCCGGCCCGCTTCATCGACCTTCCCGCGGCCCACACCCTGGCCTGGGGGAAGGCGGACGCGGACCGGGCCGGCGAGCGACCGGGCGGCACACCGCCCGCGGTACCGGACGGCCCTGTCGAGGCCGACGCCGCCCCGCCCGGCGACCCCGGCCCCCGGACGCCCGCGGACACCGCCCGGCCGGACGGGACCGACGGCCCCGCCGGGGCGGACGGGAGCACGGACCGGGCGGCCCCGGACGGGGTCGGGCCGCGGGACCCGTCCTCCGGAGCCGGGGGATCGGACGACCCGGAGGAGACCGCGGGACCCGGTGAGGGCGTGGCCGAGGCCGTACGGATCGATCCTCTCGCCGTGCTCGCCGAGACAGCGGGGTACGACGACCCGGAGCGCTGGTGGGAGGACGTGGTCGAGCACCGCGCCGCGACCGCCGGTGACCCGTTCGCGCCGTTCGGCGTGCTGGAAGAGGCGATGACCGCGCTGCGCGAGGCATACGGAGTCGGGGGACACGACCGGGATCTGGTGCGCGAGGCGTACATGCGGCTCCAGATCCGCTCCGCACAGCGCGAGTTCGGGGACGACGTGGCCGTGGTGTGCGGGGCCTGGCACGTGCCCGCGCTGCGGCAGAAGGCCACCGTCGGCGCCGACCGGGCCCTGCTGAAGGGCCTGCCGAAGGTGAAGGCCGACCTGACCTGGGTGCCCTGGACGCACCGCAGGCTCTCCCGCGCCAGTGGATACGGAGCGGGCATCGACTCACCCGGTTGGTACGGGCATCTGTTCGGCGCCTCCGACCGCCCGATCGCCCGGTGGATGACGAAGGTCGCCCGGCTGCTGCGCGACGAGGACCGGAGCGTGTCGTCGGCCCACGTCATCGAGGCGGTGCGGCTGGCCGAGACGCTCGCCGCGATGCGCGGGCGCCCGCTGCCGGGGCTGACGGAGACGACGGACGCGGTCCGGGCGGTGATGTGCGAGGGCTCGGACGTGCCGCTGGCACTGGTGCGCGACCGGCTCGTCGTCGGCGACGTACTGGGAGAGGTGCCGGAGTCCGCTCCGGCGGTGCCCCTGCAGCGGGACCTCGCGCGCTCCCAGCGCTCCCTGCGGCTGAAACCCGAGGCGCTGGAGCGGGAGGTGGAGCTCGACCTGCGCAAGGAGACCGACGCCGGCCGCAGCAGACTGCTGCACCGGCTGCGCCTCCTCGGGATCGGCTGGGGCGAGCCCACGACGTCCCGCGGCAGCACCGGCACCTTCCGCGAGACCTGGCGGCTGCGCTGGGAGCCGGAGCTGTCGGTGCGCGTCGCCGAGGCGGGCGTGTGGGGCACGACCGTCCTGGCCGCCGCCACGGCCAAGGCCGAGGCGGATGCCGTGGGCGCACCCTCGCTGGCCGACGTCACCGCACTCGCCGAGCGCTGCCTCCTCGCCGAACTCCCGCACGCGCTGCCCGTGGTGATGCAGGTCCTCGCCGACCGGGCCGCCCTCGACGCGGACGTCGGCCACCTCGCCCAGGCGCTGCCCGCACTCGTCCGCTCCCTGCGCTACGGGGACGTGCGCGGCACGGACACCCACGCCCTCACCGATGTCGCCGCCGGTCTCGCCGAGCGCGTCTTCGTGGGCCTCCCGCCCGCCTGCGCCGCCCTGGACGGCGACGCCGCCGCGGAGATGCGCCGGCATGTGGACGCCGTGCACGGGGCGGTGGCGCTGCTCGGGGAGACGACCGGCGACGCGGCCCCGGCCGACGGCGCACGCGGCGGCATACGAGGGCGCTGGCATTCCGTTCTGCGCACCCTCGCCGTACGCGACACCGTTCCCGGCGTCATCAGGGGCCGGTCGGTCCGACTCCTGCTCGACGAAGGTGAGTTGGCGCAGGAGGAGGCCGCGCGGCTGATGGGCCTGGTGCTGTCGCCGGGCACCGAGCCCGCCGACGCGGCCACCTGGATCGAGGGGTTCGTCGGAGGCGGCTCGGGCGGCGGGATGCTGCTCGTGCACGACGAGCGGCTCCTCGGGCTCGTGGACAGCTGGCTCACCGGGGTGCCCGCGGACGCCTTCACCGACGTGCTGCCGCTGCTGCGCCGGACGTTCTCGGCGTACGAGTCGGGGGTGCGCAGAACGCTCGGCGAACTGGTCCGGCGCGGCCCGGGAGCCCGTACGAACACCGCGGCGGCGGGCTCCGGAATCCCGGGCTTCGCCCCCGACCTCGACACCGACCGCGCGGACGCCGTCCTGCCCGTGCTGAGCCTGCTGCTCGGCCTCGTCGCACCCGGCGGCGCGGACGGCACCGACAGCCCGGGTGCCGGCGCCGGGTCCGGCGGACGCCCGGACCGAGCACGCCACGACAACGACCTTGTGAGGGTGACCCCATGA
- a CDS encoding ATP-binding protein → MSVSVEPTSAQTPAGDSGQTSAGAHAGGGANAEGEALRPHAEHAFAAELAALAAQDDRPRPVRWRMSPWAVATYLLGGTLPDGTVITPKYVGPRRIVEVAVTTLATDRALLLLGVPGTAKTWVSEHLAAAVSGDSTLLVQGTAGTPEEAIRYGWNYAQLLAHGPSRDALVPSPVMRAMAEGMTVRVEELTRVPADVQDSLITILSEKTLPIPELGQEVQAVRGFNLIATANDRDRGVNELSSALRRRFNTVVLPLPETAEAEVDIVSRRVDQIGRSLDLPAVPEGIEEIRRVVTVFRELRDGITADGRTKLKSPSGTLSTAEAISVVTNGLALAAHFGDGVLRAGDVAAGILGAVVRDPAADRVIWQEYLEAVVREREGWKDFYRACREASA, encoded by the coding sequence ATGTCCGTGTCCGTTGAACCGACGTCCGCGCAGACACCCGCGGGAGATAGCGGGCAGACATCCGCGGGAGCGCATGCAGGGGGCGGCGCGAACGCGGAGGGCGAGGCGCTGCGACCGCACGCCGAGCACGCCTTCGCCGCCGAACTCGCCGCGCTCGCGGCGCAGGACGACCGGCCGCGCCCGGTCCGCTGGCGGATGTCGCCGTGGGCGGTGGCCACCTACCTGCTCGGCGGCACCCTGCCGGACGGCACCGTGATCACCCCCAAGTACGTGGGGCCGCGCCGCATCGTCGAAGTCGCCGTCACCACCCTGGCCACCGACCGCGCCCTGCTCCTGCTCGGCGTGCCGGGCACCGCGAAGACCTGGGTGTCGGAGCATCTGGCCGCCGCCGTCAGCGGCGACTCGACCCTGCTCGTCCAGGGCACGGCGGGCACGCCGGAGGAAGCCATCCGGTACGGCTGGAACTACGCGCAGTTGCTCGCGCACGGCCCCAGCCGGGACGCGCTCGTGCCGAGCCCCGTCATGCGGGCCATGGCGGAGGGCATGACGGTCCGCGTCGAGGAACTGACCCGCGTCCCGGCGGACGTACAGGACAGCCTGATCACGATCCTGTCGGAAAAGACGCTGCCGATACCGGAGTTGGGCCAGGAGGTGCAGGCCGTCCGCGGCTTCAACCTGATCGCCACGGCCAACGACCGCGACCGCGGGGTCAACGAACTGTCCAGCGCGCTGCGCCGCCGCTTCAACACGGTGGTGCTGCCGCTGCCGGAGACCGCCGAAGCCGAGGTCGACATCGTGTCGCGCCGGGTCGACCAGATCGGCCGCTCCCTCGACCTGCCCGCCGTTCCGGAGGGCATCGAGGAGATCCGCCGCGTGGTCACCGTCTTCCGCGAGCTGCGCGACGGGATCACGGCCGACGGACGCACGAAACTGAAGTCGCCCAGCGGCACCCTGTCCACGGCCGAGGCGATCTCCGTCGTGACCAACGGCCTCGCGCTCGCTGCCCACTTCGGTGACGGCGTCCTGCGGGCGGGCGATGTGGCGGCCGGCATCCTCGGCGCCGTCGTCCGTGACCCGGCGGCCGACCGTGTCATCTGGCAGGAGTATCTGGAGGCCGTCGTCCGCGAGCGCGAGGGCTGGAAGGACTTCTACCGAGCCTGCCGCGAGGCGAGCGCATGA
- a CDS encoding SWIM zinc finger family protein, which yields MTQQAVRWTADQVLALAPDVASRKAGSKLGAAGPWSEAGSSDEGAVWGLCRGSGSKPYQTVVDIADSAGPAYKCSCPSRKFPCKHALGLLLLWSGADGAVPSGEAPGWAEEWMAGRRKRAEDRRTAGGGSGASASADPEAARRRAERRAERISAGAAELEQRLADLLRGGLAATERSGYGMWEETAARMVDAQAPGLAARVRELGAIPSSGPGWPVRLLEECALLHLLDQGWLRREELPDGLAATVRSRVGLSGSADGPPVRDHWLVLAQYDTADAKLTTRRIWLHGAASGRTALLLSYGAAGRAPEPALPVGLAFEAEVSSYPGAGQVRAALGERFSPPAPAAIRPKGLTTSEAAARYGEALRTDPWLDSCPVTLGGVVPTPDGDSWQLADADGEFALPITPAARSRPDLWRLVALSGGAPVTVFGECGHRGFTPLTAWPEDGGEAVPLC from the coding sequence ATGACACAGCAGGCGGTGCGCTGGACGGCGGATCAGGTGCTGGCACTGGCGCCTGACGTCGCGTCACGCAAGGCGGGGAGCAAGCTCGGCGCGGCCGGCCCGTGGTCCGAGGCGGGCAGTTCTGACGAGGGGGCGGTATGGGGACTGTGCAGGGGAAGCGGCAGCAAGCCGTATCAGACGGTCGTGGACATCGCGGACTCCGCCGGGCCCGCGTACAAGTGCAGTTGCCCGAGCCGGAAGTTCCCGTGCAAGCACGCGCTCGGGCTGCTGCTGCTCTGGTCGGGTGCGGACGGCGCGGTGCCGTCGGGGGAGGCACCGGGCTGGGCCGAGGAGTGGATGGCGGGGCGGCGCAAGCGCGCGGAGGACAGGAGGACGGCGGGCGGGGGATCTGGAGCGTCCGCCTCCGCTGATCCCGAGGCCGCGCGGCGCAGGGCGGAGCGCCGGGCCGAGCGGATCAGCGCGGGTGCGGCGGAGTTGGAGCAGCGGCTGGCCGACCTGCTGCGCGGCGGTCTCGCCGCGACGGAGCGCTCGGGGTACGGGATGTGGGAGGAGACGGCGGCGCGGATGGTGGACGCGCAGGCACCCGGGCTGGCCGCCCGGGTGCGGGAGTTGGGCGCGATCCCGTCCTCGGGTCCTGGCTGGCCGGTGCGTCTGCTGGAGGAGTGCGCGCTGCTCCACCTCCTCGACCAGGGCTGGCTGCGCCGTGAGGAACTGCCGGACGGCCTCGCGGCGACGGTGCGTTCGCGCGTCGGGCTGTCCGGCTCGGCCGACGGTCCGCCGGTGCGCGACCACTGGCTGGTCCTCGCGCAGTACGACACGGCGGACGCCAAGCTCACGACCCGCAGGATCTGGCTGCACGGTGCCGCGTCGGGGCGCACCGCGCTTCTCCTCTCTTATGGAGCGGCCGGCCGGGCACCCGAGCCGGCGCTTCCCGTGGGGCTGGCCTTCGAGGCCGAGGTGTCCTCCTACCCGGGCGCCGGACAGGTGCGGGCGGCACTGGGTGAGCGGTTCTCGCCCCCCGCACCCGCGGCGATACGCCCGAAGGGCCTGACCACCTCGGAGGCTGCAGCTCGCTACGGAGAGGCGCTGCGCACCGACCCCTGGCTGGACTCGTGCCCGGTCACCCTGGGCGGGGTCGTCCCGACACCCGACGGCGACTCCTGGCAACTGGCGGACGCGGACGGAGAGTTCGCTCTGCCCATCACTCCCGCCGCGCGGTCGCGTCCCGACCTGTGGCGTCTGGTCGCCCTCTCCGGCGGAGCCCCGGTGACGGTCTTCGGCGAGTGCGGCCACCGTGGCTTCACTCCCCTGACGGCGTGGCCGGAGGACGGGGGCGAGGCGGTGCCGCTGTGCTGA